In a single window of the Dreissena polymorpha isolate Duluth1 chromosome 3, UMN_Dpol_1.0, whole genome shotgun sequence genome:
- the LOC127874378 gene encoding T-cell activation inhibitor, mitochondrial-like, whose translation MWAFSYSRYIAVKRQVLYTACRHLNNSQTAAALRPFYFAVHPDLFGRHPKERSVNEESLKQLHEYVASLQANRSLTLQPVDLVFYVRSQANTNLRTVKISLMSTDVRTTVITILEACGLPLDYVKTVPVTTKAYSKTDWSKVHVYDTESRFHFQERPPPPVQRTLSRWLKENEARVKRYFEASLAAQEEIDRLCTRLVSQVGVASVRWENIWGHRHYIACLRTFNKLCETQVDKMRNTLQGRHLVFGNNTGINLHGEVVLGSEDVATEWMQQLRCVHAYDPMIERFPRMEQELSALLNHVQIVRRQKREFVMAQSYEVLLNRMLNSLRRCQDLVGQELGLQDLSHLVLVVECESGPLALSNEGQFLIPASIPGSLMLKFIAENKDQAATFLIDAKFHTFYMNQILDQCRGQLNVSEISRDDAITPKQMTECCQRLLDSQRQLNPLLQGTKLKVSTYYTLMKDGELTIPWNWVE comes from the exons ATATATTGCTGTCAAGAGACAAGTACTGTACACAGCATGCCGTCACCTGAACAACAGTCAAACAGCTGCAGCCCTTAGGCCCTTCTACTTTGCTGTGCATCCTGACTTGTTTGGTAGGCACCCGAAAGAAAGG TCTGTAAACGAGGAATCTTTGAAGCAGCTGCACGAGTATGTGGCCTCCCTGCAGGCCAACCGCAGTCTGACCCTTCAACCTGTAGATCTTGTCTTCTATGTACGCAGTCAGGCAAACACAA ATTTGCGCACAGTGAAAATTTCCCTGATGTCAACTGATGTTCGAACAACTGTGATTACCATTTTGGAGGCATGTGGCCTTCCGTTGGACTACGTAAAAACAGTACCAGTAACAACAAAGGCATACAGCAAGACTGACTGGAGCAAAGTACATGTGTACGATACAGAATCCAGGTTTCATTTTCAAGAACGACCTCCACCTCCTGTGCAGAGGACACTCAG TCGTTGGCTAAAGGAGAACGAGGCGAGGGTAAAGAGGTATTTCGAGGCGAGTCTGGCGGCACAAGAGGAGATTGACAGGCTATGCACGCGCCTCGTGTCGCAGGTAGGGGTGGCTTCAGTACGCTGGGAGAACATCTGGGGCCACCGGCACTACATCGCATGTCTGAGAACATTTAACAAGCTGTGCGAGACACAGGTCGACAAGATGAGGAATACTCTGCAAG GTCGTCACTTGGTGTTTGGTAACAATACAGGCATCAATCTCCATGGTGAGGTGGTACTTGGCAGCGAAGATGTGGCTACAGAGTGGATGCAG CAACTGCGTTGTGTGCACGCCTACGATCCCATGATTGAGCGGTTCCCGCGCATGGAGCAAGAGTTGTCGGCACTGCTCAATCATGTCCAGATAGTGCGGCGTCAGAAGCGTGAGTTTGTGATGGCACAATCGTACGAGGTGCTCCTCAATCGCATGCTCAACTCCCTGCGACGGTGCCAGGACCTGGTTGGGCAGGAGCTGGGTCTGCAGGACCTTTCGCATCTCGTCTTGGTCGTCGAATG TGAGTCAGGCCCCCTTGCCCTGTCCAATGAGGGACAGTTCCTCATTCCTGCCTCCATTCCTGGCTCCTTAATGTTGAAATTCATAGCCGAGAACAAGGATCAGGCCGCCACCTTCCTCATAGATGCCAAATT TCATACCTTCTACATGAATCAAATTCTTGACCAATGCAGAGGGCAACTTAACGTCTCAGAAATCAGCCGCGATGATGCAATAACTCCGAAACAAATGACAGAATGCTGCCAACGCTTACTGGACAGTCAAAGACAGCTGAACCCTTTACTGCAAGGCACGAAGCTCAAAGTGTCGACATATTACACATTAATGAAGGATGGAGAATTGACGATTCCTTGGAATTGGGTGGAATAA
- the LOC127874379 gene encoding ribonuclease P protein subunit p29-like produces MDLYTKLPQSIKCPVSQEKGSKKKPIREYLTDSLPARYTGFEALEHKAHVLDSVRKKWQKPEKGKGRNRLSVNDRRKLNIFELKAEGLRFEDYLPLHRLWQDYMRSILDLSRYNSTDPNHSKLNNERLLKADFHGCLVVVRKTKCPSLLGLAGIVLMETKNMVKIIAKDNKIKCIPKASCMFSFQLDGFLFTIHGNQFCVSAAQRTKRKFKQKATVEL; encoded by the exons ATGGACCTGTATACCAAACTTCCACAGTCTATAAAATGTCCAGTCAGTCAAGAAAAG gGTTCGAAGAAAAAGCCAATCCGAGAGTATTTAACAGACAGCCTGCCTGCCAGATACACTGGGTTTGAAGCTCTAGAACATAAGGCACATGTCCTCGACAGTGTCCGCAAGAAATGGCAAAAACCAGAAAAGGGCAAAGGAAGAAATAGGCTGTCCGTCAATGACCGGCGAAAACTTAACATATTTGAGCTTAAAGCTGAGGGTCTTAG GTTTGAAGACTATCTCCCTCTACACAGACTTTGGCAAGATTACATGCGGAGCATTCTGGACCTCAGCAG GTACAATTCTACTGATCCCAACCATTCCAAATTAAACAACGAGCGACTGCTGAAAGCAGACTTTCATGGGTGTCTGGTCGTTGTTAGAAAGACAAAGTGCCCTTCGCTACTTGGATTGGCTGGTATCGTTCTCATGGAGACGAAAAATATGGTGAAAATCATTGCAAAGGACAACAAAATAAAGT gtATACCAAAAGCAAGCTGCATGTTTTCATTTCAACTGGACGGGTTTCTGTTCACCATTCATGGCAACCAGTTCTGTGTCAGTGCTGCCCAGAGGACAAAACGGAAATTCAAACAAAAAGCTACAGTAGAACTGTGA